The nucleotide window CTATTTTTCCGCTACGTAGCGAAAACTGTTCGTAGACACATGACATGGTGCATCATCTCTGTCAAGCTCAGGCGCAGTAAGCTGAGCTAATAACtacttcataaataaataaataagtaaactaattacagacctagatatacgtcatgtcattgtatttgcaaagtttcattacaatccaacacgtagttttgaaatgagaacgaaactccgttgtatggcaaggtgaaattcggccgagcttgccggggactcctaAGGATTAAAATCGCAAACAAAAGTGTCGCTAATATCAGTAATATCACTGCAAAGTGCGTGGATATATCTAGATTGGCTACTCTACAACAGCTAAAAATAAAAGCATGTAAAATGGGTGATTACCCGTTTCTAGGTTTCTAGGTCAACCAGGCGATGACACGAATGAAAGCTAGTTACGAATGCTCTAAAAGGGTCACCTGTAGATCTCCGTTAACAACCCTAACTAAGTAaggtacctatttacctacTTGACTCAATAAGTTGGTTCAAGATGCTAAACGTCTCATATTTAATTAGATGGTCTGTTGACCGCGAGTGTGACCCCTGAGTGATGAACTAAGTTTTGATTGCAGTCATGACAGCGCTTTTTGGAATGTGGAAGCGAAATAGCTGTGTCATTGTTTAAAGAGTGGTAAATTAGGGGCATCATTAAAATGATGAACCCTTACAATTTATCCAGTCAAGACAGAAAGTATGTACAGAGACTCGTTTTCGTTGCTCCTGAGTGTACCTAAACCTAAAACGCTTTaatgcaatttatttatttatttatttgaattgtttgaaataggtaagtaattatttacaacTTAAAATGTTAGATAGGTTCTCGATGCATATTTAGTTACCGGTGACTTAGTGAGTGGTAACCGGTACCCCAACTTCATGTGCATTGATAAAGATCGGGGTTCACGTTACCATGTCCTTCGACTCGACACGGATTccaataggtaggtatgtgtaATAGTAACCATGGATATCGATCGGGCGTCATCGAATGCATCGCAAACTAAATAATGAACGCTCGACGCGCGGCCAGGCGACTCGACGACTAAactaaaaatccatattttagTGGAGGGGTGCTAAGTCGCGTTAGCGTGGAGGGTGCAGCGGTCGCGGGGCCGGCTCGGCGCGCGTGCGCGGTCAGCGCGCAGGCGCGCGGGCGGGGCTATCGCGACATCCCGCGGCTGGCGGCGCCGCCACGAGCCCGCCACCACCAGCCCAAGCCTACGAccacggcgccgccgccgcctggGGCACCCGACACCGGCAGCTACACTCACTCGCCTTTCCGATCACACACTTTACACAGTGACGCGTTGAACGCTTCCGTTCGACCACCGAGAAGGTACAATGTACCAGTGTTCAGATTATGTGCGTCCATTGGATTTCGTCGACAGCTGTTCGCTTTACATAAGCGGATTTACATACGAGTAAGCTTGCCGAAACGCCCGAGCTGGCATGTTAAGTCGGTTGAAAACGTGTTCTAATCGGCGTCTGATTTTAAATGAGTGAGGGACAAAATCAGGAATGCAGTGTTCGGAAGTTGTTGTTTGAAACGTGAAGTGATTGTTAAGTCTCAAGTGTTTGCTGTGTGCAGGTGAAATATCACCTCAATAGACAGGTGACAGTTAGTGTTCCCAGTGTGACGGATATGGTGTAGCGCATGGAAggcgcgccggcgccggcgccgggcccgcgCCAGTCTCGTCGCGGGCCCGCGCCATTTGCCTCCTTCGACCACGACGTCTCTGACGAGGTGAGACAAGCAGTATGTATCTCTCTTTCTCCCTTCGCTTTGCTCTGCGACAATTCTCTGCATGCGGCTGCATTCGGTCGGAAAACGATCGCTCGCCTGCTCTCTGGGAGCGAACTTTAACCGATCCCAATGGCAGCTATAAATTCGTTCATTTGTTCATGTAGCTTTCCGCCTCTGTATTGTTAACCAGTCATATGAACAAATAATGATCGCTTGATCGGTTTCTTCAACAGTCAAGCCCTGAATCGAAGCAGACGTTCCAATTGCCTGAAATCGTTGAGGACACGGCCGCTTCTCCTGGCGGGTCCCTCGCGCCCCCGGAACAGCGCGCGCGTTCGCACTCGTCGCCGGCCGTAGCGGGAGCGTTGGGCGCCGCGCCACGCATCGACATCTCCCGCGCCTCCAGCTCCAGCCACCACGACTCACGAGATTCGTCGCCCGAGATGGCACTGTTCGCAGGCACTGCCGAAGACGCCGTTACGCGCGGTCGTCTCGATATCGGCTTTCGCGAGGACGGTGCGGCCGAACTGCGCTCGTCCACCGAAGAGCTTGCATTTTTAGAAGGCGCCCCCGGAGAACCCAACCGCACACAACAACCgcaaccgccgccgccgctgccgccgcctaACACGTCCGTATCGCGTCGCCACTCGCGTAAGGACAGCCAAGGCTCGGAGGCCGCCCTCCTCGCGGTGTCGGGTCGAACGAGCCGCCTGTCGAGCGTGGGCTCACAGTGCTCGGCCCACTCAGCTCTTTCCGGCTTCAGCTACGCGTCGCGCGTGTCCCGTCTTTCTGTCGTTTCGGGCACGTCACGGTCCCCTTCGCCACACAAAATGCTCCTTGAGACGTCCTTCTGCGGGCCGAAGCCGATAGAGAACGATCCTGAAATTTGCGCCGCAGCTGTTGAAGAGCGGCTCCTGGAGTTAGTGCGCGCGACGGACCCCGCGCCCGTACCCGCCAACACGCGCGACCGCCGCGAGGTGCGCACCGAGGTCACCGTCGAGTGCACGAGCACCAGGCCTGCTGCTCCGCGCGCACCCGCACCCACGCCAGTGCCCACGAAGCCTGCGGCTACAGAACCTGCGGTAGTCGTTGCAATCACTCCCGCCGAAGAAAAGCGGCGAAAGGAAAACAGAAATCAAGCTCGAGCGGCGCGCTCGAAAGAGCGCTCGTTCGAACCCGAGGTGTACAAGAATAGAAATCGCTCCAAGGACATTATCAGAATAAAGCTCAAACCCGATTCTGATTatgaggatgatgatgatgagagtgAGCACACGTTAGTGGCAGGCGAGGCGCGTAAACCGGCTACACTAGAGCTAGCGGCGAGGCGCGCGAGCCCCTCGCCCCAGCGGCGATCTCCCTCGCCCGCCGGCGGCCCCACTTCGCGAAAATCCTCCTTTTGCTCACTTTTCAAGTCGCGGGAGACTATAGCTTCGCCGGATTCGCCGTCGGGGTTGCGACGCAAGAAAAGCCTCACGGAAGGCCGCTCGCGCAGCAAGAGCCGAGACCGAGATCGAGATCGTTCGACGACTCCTTCCTCCGCCGGAAAGCTGCGTGGCTCCGTGCTGTCGTTGTTTAAAACACCACGCCGCAGTGGCGCGTCGCCATCGCCGGGTTCTCGTACCGGTTCGCGTGCCTCCTCACCCGGTCCGCCGTGCGTGCCACCGCCTGATCGCTCGCGCCGCGGTTCTGAGAAACTAAAGTACTATGAAGATGGCGGCGTTATTCATATCCCGCTGCGAACGCCACCAGACGAAAGGCCAAGCTCGAGCGCTCGCCGACCAGGCTCAGAGCCGGATGCACGCGTGGAGATTCTACCGGATCTGGCGCGGCCCGCCTCGGCACCACACCCGCGTGAGCGCCCCGAACCACTCCCCTCCGTATCCTCCGTTCACGCGCAAAAACCCGTCCACCGCACTGTCCTGCCCGATGGCAGTATCATCATCCCTCTGCACTCCCCCACCGAACGGACGGCCCCAAGCGACCCGGAGCCACCAGTGACCGCACCCGCGCCGGACTCCGATACGGTGACCCTAGATTCGCGCCACAGTGTCGCCTCCTCCGAGTCGCGGCGCAGCGTAGTAACGCCCGACTCACGAGTCGGCACCACTTCGGAGTCAAAACATATAGACGATAGCAGAAATGGTGACATGCGGACATCAAGTTCGGACGAGGGACGAGTGGAGGTAGCCCCTGAGATGGCGCTGACGGCCGAGCGTCGTAAACAAAAACTCGTGTTCACCACGCACGTCGGCAGCCGCGAGCAGGTGTTCAGCACACAATTCAGCATTACCAAGACGCCGAGCGTCACTAGTGAGATATCTGAGTCACTGCCCAGCTTCGAGCCGAGCCTGCCCGAGGAGCGTCCGCCGCTGCTACGTGACACGCACATTACATGCGCCGAGCCGACG belongs to Cydia strobilella chromosome 15, ilCydStro3.1, whole genome shotgun sequence and includes:
- the LOC134747821 gene encoding serine/arginine repetitive matrix protein 1 isoform X1 encodes the protein MEGAPAPAPGPRQSRRGPAPFASFDHDVSDEVRQASSPESKQTFQLPEIVEDTAASPGGSLAPPEQRARSHSSPAVAGALGAAPRIDISRASSSSHHDSRDSSPEMALFAGTAEDAVTRGRLDIGFREDGAAELRSSTEELAFLEGAPGEPNRTQQPQPPPPLPPPNTSVSRRHSRKDSQGSEAALLAVSGRTSRLSSVGSQCSAHSALSGFSYASRVSRLSVVSGTSRSPSPHKMLLETSFCGPKPIENDPEICAAAVEERLLELVRATDPAPVPANTRDRREVRTEVTVECTSTRPAAPRAPAPTPVPTKPAATEPAVVVAITPAEEKRRKENRNQARAARSKERSFEPEVYKNRNRSKDIIRIKLKPDSDYEDDDDESEHTLVAGEARKPATLELAARRASPSPQRRSPSPAGGPTSRKSSFCSLFKSRETIASPDSPSGLRRKKSLTEGRSRSKSRDRDRDRSTTPSSAGKLRGSVLSLFKTPRRSGASPSPGSRTGSRASSPGPPCVPPPDRSRRGSEKLKYYEDGGVIHIPLRTPPDERPSSSARRPGSEPDARVEILPDLARPASAPHPRERPEPLPSVSSVHAQKPVHRTVLPDGSIIIPLHSPTERTAPSDPEPPVTAPAPDSDTVTLDSRHSVASSESRRSVVTPDSRVGTTSESKHIDDSRNGDMRTSSSDEGRVEVAPEMALTAERRKQKLVFTTHVGSREQVFSTQFSITKTPSVTSEISESLPSFEPSLPEERPPLLRDTHITCAEPTPCIVPAVPIVKSPPGSDAERASAGSRRSLAETRSPTRGSSDSEGSSEATPARGGSDVEQRGLVVQESFEDELPYVPTTLPLERSLALPMVPVRERGSRVTTAGTQRPRAPPAPRMPAPPPPPPTPASTTGEKLRIKLPRRPRTASASGPPRPERPRTRSGGDGPPESRAKPEWIDFEEVPERRKQPKRIQTLPAAAASEARDVVFSYVEPEECRCECHANARQDDELPLLTGPSDSQELDLSSPEGCSVELRVAARPFVADFDLRAPDVDPPPIDAPARPTSRRH
- the LOC134747821 gene encoding serine/arginine repetitive matrix protein 1 isoform X2, producing the protein MEGAPAPAPGPRQSRRGPAPFASFDHDVSDESSPESKQTFQLPEIVEDTAASPGGSLAPPEQRARSHSSPAVAGALGAAPRIDISRASSSSHHDSRDSSPEMALFAGTAEDAVTRGRLDIGFREDGAAELRSSTEELAFLEGAPGEPNRTQQPQPPPPLPPPNTSVSRRHSRKDSQGSEAALLAVSGRTSRLSSVGSQCSAHSALSGFSYASRVSRLSVVSGTSRSPSPHKMLLETSFCGPKPIENDPEICAAAVEERLLELVRATDPAPVPANTRDRREVRTEVTVECTSTRPAAPRAPAPTPVPTKPAATEPAVVVAITPAEEKRRKENRNQARAARSKERSFEPEVYKNRNRSKDIIRIKLKPDSDYEDDDDESEHTLVAGEARKPATLELAARRASPSPQRRSPSPAGGPTSRKSSFCSLFKSRETIASPDSPSGLRRKKSLTEGRSRSKSRDRDRDRSTTPSSAGKLRGSVLSLFKTPRRSGASPSPGSRTGSRASSPGPPCVPPPDRSRRGSEKLKYYEDGGVIHIPLRTPPDERPSSSARRPGSEPDARVEILPDLARPASAPHPRERPEPLPSVSSVHAQKPVHRTVLPDGSIIIPLHSPTERTAPSDPEPPVTAPAPDSDTVTLDSRHSVASSESRRSVVTPDSRVGTTSESKHIDDSRNGDMRTSSSDEGRVEVAPEMALTAERRKQKLVFTTHVGSREQVFSTQFSITKTPSVTSEISESLPSFEPSLPEERPPLLRDTHITCAEPTPCIVPAVPIVKSPPGSDAERASAGSRRSLAETRSPTRGSSDSEGSSEATPARGGSDVEQRGLVVQESFEDELPYVPTTLPLERSLALPMVPVRERGSRVTTAGTQRPRAPPAPRMPAPPPPPPTPASTTGEKLRIKLPRRPRTASASGPPRPERPRTRSGGDGPPESRAKPEWIDFEEVPERRKQPKRIQTLPAAAASEARDVVFSYVEPEECRCECHANARQDDELPLLTGPSDSQELDLSSPEGCSVELRVAARPFVADFDLRAPDVDPPPIDAPARPTSRRH